A single window of Xiphophorus hellerii strain 12219 chromosome 12, Xiphophorus_hellerii-4.1, whole genome shotgun sequence DNA harbors:
- the sncaip gene encoding synphilin-1, translated as MEAPEYLDLDEIDFSDDSVYSVTSLKNIPELSRRSDGPAEERPAPAINWSRGVPSHSGAGIKPTGLAEVHSKFRPVKRVSPLKHQPETTESDSDGKNQNQGPVLEQGKDESSSEKQAGASTPCDGSGGKAKVGGVGGNAQALFGELEHYDLDMDEILDVPYIKSSQQMSTLPRGRRSAAGGGAGGGTLERNRGGGGLKSSTLTHNEPLSLGSSSSQTPFCVLSPVKWSDLRKSKSMDPDLHHLHRSPGGAGGGGYQAEPPPPGLLGSSSLSSFSDADKLLSARVFPDPQSQRSGAEPPGGLAFPLAGCIVGKPDASKPWTPGGGGARGELDEETKKNQNIINIVREGQISLLPHLAADNLELIRDEDGNNLLHAAASQGHADCLQHLTSLMGEDGLNERNSQQLTPAGLGVKNGHLECVRWMVSETEAIAELSCTREHPSLIHYAARYGQEKVLLWLLQFMQEQAISLDEVDQNGNTAVHVAAQYGHLTCIQTLVEYGSNVTIQNQQGERPSQSAERQGHTTCARYLVVVETCMSLASQVVKLTKQLNEQTAERINLQKHLQRLMDPSKAEGTPSRSPSSHQPLVEACPELLLTAEAAPGDGHWLVRQGGVAPDSVLRQLLGKDGDGVRERLQPGAGPGRDGPGAAGAPGGHRTGLLERRELKLARLKQIMQRSLSESDSEGYPPEEGRNQATLRPDRPTHLPIAEEEPATNHLHQVMRKHLPSSSSAERKLAFSLSGSKSVDSIGYTPSPTSSDPDATETRTPETPAADGQKVATSPKSALKSPSSRRKTSQNLKLRVTFDEQVHKSSTNQEPEPSRAPPGKDRTAAASSEGKRSFGTFRSIMETLSGNSNHSNNNNSSGGGPVKPSAYQNSPGRKSVGGGAKGKSRVSNV; from the exons ATGGAGGCTCCTGAATACCTGGATCTGGATGAGATCGACTTCTCCGATGACTCAGTG TATTCTGTGACATCACTGAAGAACATCCCAGAACTGTCCAGAAGGAGCGATGGCCCGGCAGAGGAGAGACCAG ctccGGCCATCAACTGGAGCCGCGGCGTTCCCTCCCACAGCGGGGCGGGGATCAAACCCACGGGCCTGGCCGAGGTCCACAGCAAGTTCCGTCCGGTGAAGCGGGTCTCCCCCCTGAAGCACCAGCCCGAAACCACAGAGTCGGACTCGGACgggaagaaccagaaccagggtCCGGTTCTGGAGCAGGGTAAGGACGAGTCCAGCTCCGAGAAGCAGGCCGGCGCCTCCACGCCGTGCGACGGCTCCGGGGGCAAGGCGAAGGTCGGCGGGGTCGGCGGCAACGCTCAGGCTCTGTTCGGGGAGCTGGAGCACTACGACCTGGACATGGACGAGATTCTGGACGTACCGTACATCAAGTCCAGCCAGCAGATGTCCACCCTGCCGCGTGGCAGGCGGTCTGCGGCGGGGGGCGGCGCCGGGGGAGGAACCCTGGAGAGGaaccgaggaggaggagggttgAAGAGCTCCACTCTGACCCACAACGAGCCTCTGAGCctgggcagcagcagcagccagaccCCG TTCTGCGTTCTGTCTCCGGTGAAGTGGTCGGACCTCAGGAAGTCCAAGTCCATGGACCCGGACCTCCATCACCTGCACCGCTCCCCAGGAGGAGCCGGCGGCGGCGGCTACCAGGCGGAGCCGCCGCCGCCCGGCCTCCTCggctcctcctctctctcctctttctcTGACGCAG ACAAGCTGCTGTCCGCGCGCGTCTTCCCGGACCCCCAGAGCCAGCGGTCGGGGGCGGAGCCTCCGGGGGGGCTGGCGTTCCCCCTGGCAGGGTGCATTGTGGGTAAACCGGACGCCTCCAAACCCTGGActcctggaggaggaggagcgagGGGAGAGCTGGACGAGGAGACgaagaagaaccagaacatcatCAACATCGTCAGGGAGGGGCAGATCTCCCTGCTG ccTCACCTGGCGGCCGACAACCTGGAGCTGATCCGAGACGAGGACGGGAACAACCTGCTGCACGCCGCCGCCTCTCAGGGCCACGCCGACTGCCTGCAGCACCTCACCTCCCTGATGGGCGAGGACGGCCTCAACGAGCGCAACAGCCAGCAGCTCACCCCCGCCGGCCTGGGGGTAAAG aacGGCCATCTGGAGTGTGTGAGGTGGATGGTGAGTGAGACGGAGGCCATCGCCGAGCTGAGCTGCACCAGAGAGCATCCCAGTTTGATCCACTATGCTGCTCGATACGGACAG GAGAAGGTTCTGCTGTGGCTGCTGCAGTTCATGCAGGAACAGGCCATCTCCCTGGACGAAGTGGACCAGAACGGAAACACGGCCGTCCACGTGGCGGCGCAGTACGGACACCTCACCTGTATCCAG ACTCTGGTGGAGTACGGATCCAACGTGACGATCCAGAACCAGCAGGGGGAGCGGCCGTCGCAGAGCGCCGAGCGGCAGGGCCACACCACCTGCGCCCGCTACCTGGTGGTGGTGGAGACCTGCATGTCTCTGGCCTCACAGGTCGTCAAGCTCACCAAGCAGCTCAACGA acaaacagcagagagaATCAACCTGCAGAAACACCTGCAGAGGCTGATGGACCCCAGCAAGGCTGAGGGGACGCCGTCCAGGTCACCCAG TTCCCATCAGCCCCTGGTGGAGGCGTgtccagagctgctgctgacggCCGAGGCGGCGCCTGGCGACGGACACTGGTTGGTCCGGCAGGGGGGCGTGGCTCCGGACTCGGTGCTGCGGCAGCTTCTGGGGAAAGATGGCGACGGCGTCAGAGAGAGGCTGCAGCCGGGGGCCGGCCCGGGCAGAGACGGCCCCGGCGCCGCGGGGGCCCCCGGGGGCCACAGGACCGGCCTGCTGGAGAGGAGGGAGCTCAAACTGGCCAGACTCAAACAGATCATGCAGCGCTCTCTGAGCGAGTCCGACTCCGAGGGCTACCCGCCGGAGGAGGGGCGGAACCAGGCCACGCTGCGACCCGATAGGCCGACCCACCTGCCGATCGCAGAGGAGGAGCCGGCGACCAACCACCTCCATCAGGTGATGAGGAAGCACCTCCCCTCCTCATCCTCGGCTGAGAGGAAGCTGGCCTTTTCTCTCAGCGGGTCAAAGTCTGTGGACAGCATCGGCTACACGCCGTCGCCCACGTCCAGCGACCCAGACGCCACGGAAACCAGAACCCCGGAAACCCCCGCCGCCGACGGCCAGAAGGTCGCCACCAGCCCCAAGAGCGCCCTGAAGTCGCCGTCGTCCCGCAGGAAGACCTCCCAGAACCTGAAGCTCCGGGTCACCTTCGACGAGCAGGTCCACAAGAGCTCGACCAATCAGGAGCCAGAACCCAGCCGGGCGCCGCCGGGCAAGGACAGGACTGCGGCCGCCAGCTCAGAGGGCAAGAGGTCGTTCGGGACGTTCCGCTCCATCATGGAGACTCTGAGCGGGAACTCCAaccacagcaacaacaacaacagcagcggCGGCGGTCCTGTTAAACCGTCAGCCTATCAGAACTCACCTGGCAGGAAGTCCGTTGGGGGCGGAGCCAAGGGCAAGAGCCGAGTCAGCAACGTCTGA